In the genome of Prosthecobacter algae, one region contains:
- a CDS encoding replication-associated recombination protein A has protein sequence MSEDLFQAPAEASGTVVDAQPDAPLASRMRPRVLAEYTGQGHILGEGKLLRRAVQADRFSSIILYGPPGVGKTTLAHIISQETKARFVTLSGVESSVADIRKEADAALKLKKLTGQGTVLFVDEIHRFNKAQQDVLLPHLERGTLRFIGATTHNPFFYVNSPLVSRSQVFTLEPLGIEDLQILMQRALTDEERGLGKWNATLTPEASLHLATVADGDARKCLNALELAVLSSTPDAEGRVTIDLQAAEESVQQKTVVYDGDGDAHYDTASAFIKSMRASDPDAAIYWLAKMIYAGEDIRFLARRIVIAASEDVGMADSNALRVAVAAQQAVEVIGMPEARIILGHAVIYIATAPKSNRAYMAINAALEDVKNGRTLPVPKHLRDAHYKGAKQFGHGEGYLYPHDFEGGFVPQRCLEGGKQYYDPTTNGLEGRIKERLDHYRQQWEKQAGESGETNQK, from the coding sequence ATGAGCGAAGATCTCTTCCAAGCCCCCGCCGAAGCCTCCGGCACCGTCGTGGATGCGCAGCCAGATGCCCCCCTGGCCTCGCGCATGAGGCCGCGCGTGCTGGCGGAGTACACCGGGCAGGGCCACATCCTGGGCGAGGGCAAGCTGCTGCGCCGCGCCGTGCAGGCAGACCGTTTTTCCTCCATCATCCTCTACGGCCCGCCAGGTGTGGGCAAGACCACCCTGGCCCACATCATCAGCCAGGAAACCAAGGCCCGTTTCGTCACCCTTAGCGGCGTGGAAAGCAGCGTGGCCGACATCCGCAAAGAAGCCGATGCCGCGCTGAAGCTGAAGAAGCTCACCGGCCAGGGCACCGTGCTGTTTGTGGATGAGATCCACCGCTTTAACAAAGCTCAGCAGGACGTCCTCCTCCCGCATCTGGAGCGCGGCACGCTGCGCTTCATCGGCGCTACCACGCACAATCCCTTCTTCTACGTCAACAGCCCCCTCGTCAGTCGTTCCCAGGTCTTCACCTTGGAGCCCCTGGGTATCGAAGACCTCCAGATTCTCATGCAGCGCGCCCTGACCGATGAGGAGCGCGGCCTGGGCAAATGGAACGCCACCCTCACGCCCGAGGCCAGCCTGCACCTGGCCACCGTGGCCGATGGCGATGCCCGCAAATGCCTCAATGCTCTGGAGCTGGCCGTCCTCTCCTCCACGCCCGATGCCGAGGGCCGCGTCACCATTGACCTCCAGGCGGCGGAGGAATCCGTGCAGCAAAAAACCGTGGTCTATGATGGCGATGGCGACGCGCATTACGACACCGCCAGCGCCTTCATCAAGTCCATGCGCGCGTCCGATCCCGATGCCGCCATCTACTGGCTGGCCAAAATGATCTACGCTGGGGAAGACATCCGTTTCCTGGCCCGCCGCATCGTCATCGCCGCCAGTGAAGACGTGGGCATGGCGGATAGCAATGCCCTGCGCGTGGCCGTGGCCGCCCAGCAGGCTGTGGAGGTCATCGGCATGCCCGAGGCACGCATCATCCTCGGCCACGCCGTCATCTACATCGCCACCGCTCCGAAGAGCAACCGCGCCTACATGGCCATCAACGCCGCGCTCGAAGATGTCAAAAACGGCCGCACCCTCCCTGTGCCCAAACACCTGCGCGATGCCCACTACAAAGGCGCTAAACAGTTCGGCCACGGCGAAGGTTACCTCTACCCCCACGACTTCGAAGGCGGCTTCGTCCCCCAGCGCTGCCTGGAGGGCGGCAAACAATACTACGACCCCACCACCAACGGCCTCGAAGGCCGCATCAAAGAACGCCTGGATCACTACCGGCAGCAGTGGGAAAAGCAGGCTGGGGAGTCTGGCGAGACTAACCAAAAGTAG
- a CDS encoding ABC transporter ATP-binding protein, protein MNDFLSIEKVSRHFGPLRAVDGVTLQIRQGEIFSLLGPSGCGKTTLLKMLAGFEKPDAGRLILNGQDITDLPPERRPVNTVFQNYALFPHLSVWENIAFGLRIAGRPKAEITAAVERMLAMIQLGDHAKKKPAQLSGGQRQRVAIARALVNEPKLLLLDEPLAALDLKLRQHMLAELQAIHAQVGTTFIYVTHDQGEALSLSHRIAVMEAGKVSQVDSPRGLYEAPATSFVAGFIGDANFLEGRVEEPLSHGRLRVTVAGLGSLIVTGHSTLLVGQTVRVMVRPERLHLSLERPTLAAGENLFSTRIEAVTYFGPHAKAQVRCGPHALHIQQPTGKTMLAADTEAWLHFEPEAARVVD, encoded by the coding sequence GTGAACGATTTTCTCTCCATCGAAAAAGTCTCCAGGCACTTCGGCCCGCTGCGGGCAGTGGATGGGGTGACTTTGCAGATCCGCCAAGGGGAGATCTTTTCTCTCCTAGGGCCCAGCGGCTGTGGCAAAACCACGCTGCTGAAGATGCTGGCCGGGTTTGAGAAACCGGACGCGGGACGGCTGATCCTAAATGGCCAGGACATCACGGATCTGCCACCGGAGCGGAGGCCCGTAAACACGGTGTTTCAAAACTACGCGCTCTTCCCGCACCTGAGCGTGTGGGAAAACATCGCCTTCGGGCTGCGGATCGCAGGACGGCCCAAGGCAGAAATCACCGCCGCCGTGGAGCGGATGCTGGCGATGATCCAGCTAGGTGATCATGCGAAGAAAAAACCCGCCCAGCTCAGTGGCGGGCAACGCCAGCGCGTGGCCATCGCCCGGGCGCTGGTGAATGAACCCAAACTCCTGCTGCTGGATGAGCCCCTGGCGGCGCTGGATCTGAAACTGCGGCAGCACATGCTGGCGGAGCTGCAGGCCATCCATGCCCAGGTGGGCACCACCTTCATCTACGTGACGCATGACCAGGGGGAGGCCCTGAGCCTGAGCCACCGGATCGCGGTGATGGAGGCAGGCAAGGTCTCGCAGGTGGACAGCCCACGAGGCCTGTATGAGGCCCCCGCCACCAGCTTTGTGGCCGGGTTCATTGGCGATGCCAATTTCCTCGAAGGTCGTGTGGAAGAGCCACTTTCCCATGGAAGACTGCGCGTGACGGTGGCGGGACTGGGCAGCCTCATCGTGACGGGTCACTCCACACTTTTGGTTGGGCAAACCGTGCGCGTCATGGTGCGGCCCGAGCGGCTGCACCTCAGCCTGGAAAGGCCCACCCTAGCCGCTGGCGAAAACCTCTTCTCCACCCGGATTGAAGCCGTCACCTACTTCGGCCCTCATGCAAAGGCTCAGGTGCGCTGCGGCCCACACGCGCTGCATATCCAGCAGCCCACTGGGAAGACTATGTTAGCGGCGGATACGGAAGCGTGGCTGCACTTTGAACCTGAGGCCGCTCGAGTGGTGGATTGA
- a CDS encoding ABC transporter permease, with protein MKSRRELLLTLPSLGWLLVFFALPCVLILGLAFRASDLRGGVGDAWSLETVKSLADSQYLPVVWKTLWMSVATTACCLALALPVSWALARMGAFWRQIVLLLIIVPFLTNFIIRIFAWRSLLHPEGIIKQALVWLHLATEDTLLLNNAGAVLLVMVYTQLPFAILPLYAAAEKFDFTLVDAARDLGASTWQAFRKVFLPGVRQGLISAIVIVFVCSLGQYVIPKYVGGTGDEMIGNKIEQRAFSDRNLPLASALSGVLLLAVLVPTLWLGRKRE; from the coding sequence ATGAAATCCCGCCGCGAACTCCTGCTCACCCTGCCCTCTTTGGGCTGGCTGCTGGTGTTCTTTGCTTTGCCCTGTGTGCTGATCTTGGGGCTGGCATTTCGGGCCAGTGATCTGCGAGGTGGTGTGGGCGATGCGTGGTCCCTGGAGACGGTGAAGTCTCTGGCGGACAGTCAGTATCTACCTGTGGTATGGAAGACACTCTGGATGAGTGTGGCGACGACGGCGTGCTGCCTAGCCCTGGCACTTCCCGTAAGCTGGGCGCTGGCGCGCATGGGGGCTTTTTGGCGGCAGATCGTGCTGCTGCTGATCATCGTGCCTTTTCTGACAAACTTCATCATCCGCATCTTTGCGTGGCGCTCGCTGCTGCATCCGGAAGGGATCATCAAGCAGGCGCTGGTGTGGCTGCACCTGGCCACGGAGGACACGCTTTTACTCAACAATGCCGGGGCGGTGCTGCTGGTGATGGTCTATACCCAACTGCCCTTTGCCATCTTGCCCCTGTATGCAGCGGCGGAGAAATTTGACTTCACACTGGTGGATGCGGCGCGGGACCTGGGGGCCTCCACATGGCAGGCGTTTCGGAAGGTGTTTTTGCCAGGCGTCCGGCAGGGGTTGATCTCGGCCATTGTCATCGTGTTTGTCTGTTCCCTGGGGCAGTATGTGATTCCCAAATACGTGGGCGGCACGGGCGATGAGATGATCGGCAACAAGATCGAACAGCGCGCCTTCAGTGATCGCAACCTGCCGCTGGCAAGCGCGCTGTCGGGGGTGTTGTTGCTGGCGGTGCTGGTGCCCACCTTGTGGTTAGGCCGGAAGCGTGAGTGA
- the hisD gene encoding histidinol dehydrogenase: MKIIRHTDPTWQETAAALNRRAEASDAVQEVVSGVIKQVRTAGDAALIELTQKFDGATLTPETLAISQDELAGAWNTASPDLQQALIASHRNVFSFAQKSLRQDWSGTNEQGAQVGEVYHPFERVGCYVPGGSAPLVSTAIMTVTLASAAGVPEIVVCTPCGKDGTVNPGLLAALKLAGATEVYKIGGAQAIAAMAYGTETIRPVAKIFGPGNSFVVEAKRQAFGVVSIDLLPGPSEVLILADKSGNPAFIAADILAQAEHGKDSQAGFITDDAALLDAVVAEVDRQCATLSRQAQLTPVLEKGVFLLLAPSLEEGARLVNAYAPEHLTLITEREGDILPLIRTAGAIFLGNDSPVAVGDFLAGPSHTLPTGGAGKSFPGLTVDMFQRRTSIIRLDKASVTASVPIVRAFAAVEGLDAHGESVAIRAR; this comes from the coding sequence ATGAAGATCATTCGCCACACCGACCCTACCTGGCAGGAAACCGCTGCCGCCCTGAATCGCCGTGCTGAGGCCAGCGATGCTGTGCAGGAGGTCGTTTCCGGCGTGATCAAGCAGGTGCGCACCGCTGGTGACGCCGCCCTGATCGAGCTCACCCAAAAGTTTGACGGTGCCACGCTGACGCCTGAAACGCTGGCCATTTCCCAGGATGAACTGGCCGGTGCCTGGAATACAGCAAGCCCAGATTTACAGCAGGCGCTCATCGCCTCCCACCGGAACGTGTTCTCGTTTGCCCAGAAAAGCCTGCGCCAGGACTGGTCCGGCACCAATGAGCAAGGGGCTCAGGTCGGGGAGGTGTATCACCCCTTTGAGCGTGTGGGCTGCTACGTCCCCGGTGGCTCGGCTCCCCTGGTTTCCACCGCCATCATGACCGTCACCCTAGCATCTGCGGCAGGGGTGCCAGAGATCGTTGTTTGCACCCCTTGTGGCAAGGACGGCACGGTGAATCCGGGCCTGCTGGCTGCTCTGAAACTGGCCGGTGCCACGGAGGTTTATAAAATTGGCGGGGCTCAAGCCATCGCCGCCATGGCCTACGGCACGGAAACCATCCGCCCGGTGGCAAAGATCTTCGGCCCTGGCAACAGCTTTGTGGTCGAGGCCAAGCGCCAGGCCTTCGGCGTCGTGTCCATTGACCTCCTGCCTGGGCCTAGCGAAGTCCTCATCCTGGCGGACAAGTCCGGAAATCCCGCCTTCATCGCTGCTGACATCCTGGCCCAGGCCGAGCACGGCAAGGACAGCCAAGCCGGTTTCATCACCGACGATGCCGCCCTTTTGGATGCTGTGGTGGCTGAAGTGGACCGCCAGTGCGCGACGCTCAGCCGTCAGGCGCAATTGACCCCCGTTTTGGAAAAAGGCGTGTTCCTCCTGCTGGCACCTTCTCTGGAGGAAGGTGCCCGTCTGGTGAATGCCTATGCGCCCGAGCACTTGACTCTCATCACCGAACGGGAAGGGGACATCCTGCCCCTCATCCGCACCGCCGGGGCCATCTTCCTGGGCAATGATTCCCCCGTGGCCGTGGGTGATTTCCTCGCCGGTCCCAGCCACACGCTGCCCACCGGTGGCGCGGGCAAATCTTTCCCCGGTCTCACCGTGGACATGTTCCAGCGCCGCACCAGCATCATCCGTCTGGACAAAGCCAGCGTCACCGCCTCCGTGCCCATCGTCCGCGCCTTCGCCGCTGTCGAAGGCCTGGACGCCCACGGCGAATCCGTCGCCATCCGCGCTCGCTAA
- a CDS encoding lactonase family protein, with protein sequence MNRASLSFLFAALTTTAIAGDNYLVYFGCYTNAKSGSKGIYVSKFNSGTGEISDPKLAVETGSPSFLAIHPSKKYLYAVGEMPTADKKAGGVSSFSIALPEGQLTPINQVSSVGAGPCHVSLDRTGKMAMIANYGGGSVASYALGLDGSLGEAATFVQHEGGSVNAKRQAGPHGHSINPSPDNRFALACDLGLDKVLIYKIDPATGKMTAHGHGTVPPGSGPRHLAFHPNGKYVFVNNEMLMSVTSFAYDAEKGALSEIATVSTLPEADRGKEGFSTAETVVHPNGKVVYVSNRTHDTIAVFTCDPETGKLTLIQNASAEGQIPRNFNLDPAGKWMIVAHQNSNTAALFKVDAETGKLAFTGKKVNVGGSVCVRFLALD encoded by the coding sequence ATGAACCGCGCCTCCCTTTCCTTTCTCTTTGCCGCCCTTACCACCACCGCCATCGCAGGGGACAACTACCTCGTTTATTTCGGCTGCTACACGAATGCAAAGTCCGGCAGCAAAGGCATCTACGTTTCCAAATTCAACAGTGGCACCGGGGAGATCAGCGATCCGAAGCTGGCGGTGGAAACTGGCAGCCCGAGCTTCCTCGCCATTCACCCCAGCAAAAAGTACCTCTATGCCGTGGGGGAGATGCCCACTGCCGATAAAAAAGCCGGAGGCGTCAGCTCTTTCAGCATCGCTTTGCCGGAAGGCCAATTGACCCCGATCAACCAGGTGTCCTCTGTGGGTGCCGGGCCCTGCCACGTCTCCCTGGATCGCACGGGCAAGATGGCCATGATCGCCAACTATGGCGGCGGCAGCGTGGCCAGTTATGCCCTCGGGCTGGACGGTTCCCTGGGGGAGGCCGCCACCTTTGTACAGCATGAGGGCGGCAGCGTGAATGCCAAACGCCAGGCTGGTCCCCACGGCCACAGCATCAATCCCAGCCCGGACAACCGTTTTGCCCTGGCCTGTGATCTGGGGCTGGATAAGGTGCTGATCTATAAAATCGACCCCGCCACAGGCAAGATGACTGCCCATGGTCATGGCACCGTGCCTCCAGGCAGTGGCCCCCGTCACCTCGCCTTTCACCCGAACGGGAAGTACGTCTTTGTGAACAACGAGATGCTCATGTCGGTGACCTCCTTTGCCTACGATGCTGAGAAAGGCGCGCTGAGCGAGATCGCCACCGTTTCCACCCTTCCGGAGGCAGATCGGGGCAAAGAAGGCTTCAGCACGGCGGAGACCGTCGTGCACCCCAACGGGAAAGTCGTGTATGTTTCTAACCGCACCCATGACACCATCGCCGTCTTCACCTGCGATCCTGAAACGGGCAAACTCACCCTCATCCAAAATGCCTCGGCTGAGGGGCAGATCCCTCGCAACTTCAACCTCGATCCCGCCGGCAAGTGGATGATCGTCGCACACCAGAACAGCAACACGGCAGCTCTTTTCAAGGTGGATGCTGAGACGGGCAAGCTGGCCTTCACGGGCAAAAAAGTGAATGTCGGCGGCTCCGTTTGCGTTCGATTCCTCGCTCTGGATTAA
- a CDS encoding DNA topoisomerase IV subunit B: MSTPAHNYTEDSIKSLDWREHIRLRPGMYIGKLGDGSQPEDGIYVLLKEVIDNCIDEHVMGYGKLIEVEITEDHQVTIRDYGRGIPLGKLMECCAQINTGAKYDSEVFKRSVGLNGVGIKAVNALSTQFKIQAFRAGQTRAMEFSQGIVRKDMKTPQATEEADGTRISFRPDTENFTAHVHFKLDYVREMLRFYSWLNPGLTLKLNGESFKSKEGLRDLIAAKLTEEPQYPVIHLDGTDVEVAFTHGTGYGEEFYTFVNGQHTTQGGTHMAAFREAIVQECREFYKKQFEPGDVRTGIIAAVSVKVQEPIFESQTKTKLGSTHMEPNGRNLRSHIINTVVKELDNFLHKKPDIAKALQEKILSNEKERKEISGIQKAARESARKAKVHNKKLRDCRIHFDTKDKQREESTLFITEGDSASGSITKSRDVNTQGVFSLRGKPLNCFGLSRKIVYENEEFYLLANALQIDENIEDLRYNKIILATDADVDGMHIRLLMITFFLQFFPDIVRAGHLFILQTPLFRVRNKKDTFYCYSDAERQRAIHKCGKNAEITRFKGLGEISPDEFKHFIGPKIRLEPVMMPEHKSIKELLTFYMGKNTPDRQLYIVDNLRVEKELDFNGEDGALPAAA; encoded by the coding sequence ATGTCCACTCCTGCCCACAATTACACTGAAGACAGCATCAAGTCGCTCGACTGGCGTGAGCACATCCGCCTGCGGCCTGGCATGTACATTGGGAAGTTGGGCGATGGTTCCCAGCCCGAGGACGGCATCTACGTGCTGCTCAAAGAGGTGATCGACAACTGCATCGATGAGCACGTCATGGGTTACGGCAAACTCATTGAGGTGGAAATCACTGAAGATCACCAAGTCACCATTCGTGACTACGGCCGCGGCATCCCCCTGGGCAAGCTCATGGAGTGCTGCGCCCAGATCAATACCGGGGCCAAGTACGATAGCGAAGTTTTCAAGCGCTCCGTGGGGCTCAACGGCGTGGGGATCAAGGCGGTCAACGCCCTGAGCACCCAGTTTAAAATCCAGGCCTTCCGCGCCGGCCAGACCCGCGCTATGGAGTTCAGCCAGGGCATCGTCCGCAAGGACATGAAGACGCCCCAGGCGACGGAAGAGGCCGATGGCACCCGCATTTCCTTCCGGCCAGATACGGAGAACTTCACCGCGCATGTTCATTTCAAGCTGGACTACGTCCGCGAGATGCTGCGCTTTTACTCCTGGCTGAATCCTGGGCTGACGCTGAAGCTCAATGGCGAAAGCTTCAAGTCCAAGGAAGGCCTGCGCGACCTCATCGCTGCCAAACTGACCGAGGAGCCGCAGTATCCCGTCATCCACCTGGATGGTACGGATGTGGAGGTGGCCTTCACCCATGGCACGGGTTACGGCGAGGAGTTCTACACCTTCGTCAACGGCCAGCACACCACGCAGGGCGGCACCCACATGGCCGCCTTCCGTGAAGCCATTGTCCAGGAATGCCGCGAATTTTATAAGAAGCAGTTCGAGCCTGGAGACGTCCGCACCGGCATCATCGCGGCTGTTTCCGTGAAGGTGCAGGAGCCCATCTTCGAAAGCCAGACGAAGACCAAGCTGGGATCCACCCACATGGAGCCCAATGGCCGCAACCTGCGCAGCCATATCATCAATACGGTGGTCAAGGAACTGGACAACTTCCTGCACAAGAAGCCTGACATCGCCAAGGCCCTGCAGGAAAAAATCCTTTCCAATGAAAAGGAGCGCAAGGAGATCTCCGGCATCCAGAAAGCCGCCCGTGAGTCTGCCCGCAAGGCCAAGGTGCATAACAAAAAGCTGCGCGACTGCCGCATCCATTTTGACACCAAGGACAAGCAGCGCGAGGAAAGCACCCTGTTCATTACCGAGGGTGACAGCGCCTCCGGCTCCATCACCAAAAGCCGCGACGTGAATACCCAGGGCGTCTTCTCCCTGCGAGGGAAGCCGCTGAACTGCTTTGGCCTCAGCCGCAAGATCGTCTATGAGAACGAGGAGTTCTACCTCCTGGCGAATGCCCTCCAGATTGATGAAAACATCGAGGACCTTCGCTATAACAAAATCATCCTTGCCACCGATGCGGATGTGGACGGCATGCACATCCGCCTGCTGATGATCACCTTCTTCCTTCAGTTCTTCCCCGACATCGTCCGGGCCGGCCACCTCTTCATTCTCCAGACCCCGCTCTTCCGCGTGCGCAACAAGAAGGACACCTTTTACTGTTACAGCGATGCGGAGCGCCAGCGCGCCATTCACAAGTGCGGCAAGAATGCCGAGATCACCCGATTCAAAGGCTTGGGCGAAATCTCCCCGGATGAGTTCAAGCACTTCATCGGGCCCAAGATCCGCCTGGAACCCGTGATGATGCCCGAGCACAAAAGCATCAAGGAACTCCTCACCTTCTACATGGGGAAAAACACCCCCGACCGCCAGCTTTACATCGTGGACAACTTGCGTGTGGAGAAGGAGCTGGACTTCAATGGTGAAGACGGTGCCCTGCCTGCGGCGGCGTAG
- a CDS encoding hybrid sensor histidine kinase/response regulator, translated as MNSLRIRFLLPLVLFGFLPAIGAARLMGHSLEWFFGMEGVLLGGGVLLAAYLLSGWVLKPLASVMNATSSVLRGVPPTKEIAQWLPADFWKLRCDINMLFAKHRQSLNAAETHACQTAQRLMNAERLLREAFTALQGIFAASDEGVAVVDSQGSIIASNNKLDEFLGKPLEELGGRDVKTLLQAMSGRFADAEKMSLWLGQSLQDPNFQDQVEADLAGKDGRNYSVRTAPMKTDTGEVIGRLWMVRDCSQMRGLQRQLRESQKLGTLGQLAGGIAHDFNNMLTAIRGNLTLAELQPASNQSEVREKLQCANQATQRAADLVKSLLGYSRRSAGQSLRKVTNVKKLLAEVQTLLKHSVDPRVDIRVRAGLDASFVISDATQLEQVILNLCLNARDALPEDKGIIEIGIENVTHRNPAGDQPPAEFAMIVVRDNGHGIPEDARGRVFEPFFTTKTNGKGTGLGLSMAQDIVREHGGWIEFDSIEGQGTEFRIFLPRTTDPENVEEEPAFEPQVASTPAGLRGNILVVDDEAPVRSIAVNMLTFLGYRVLEASDGQQALDILFRSGERVDVMLLDIYMPKLSGRDTFKQLRAAGHDVPVVVCSGFVIDPDEFVILGEGRNPPVDIMLKPYSLDGLSKSMAKAIKNAPSPDQFAREMNPVMSA; from the coding sequence ATGAACTCCCTCCGAATCCGATTTCTACTCCCGCTCGTGCTGTTCGGCTTTTTACCCGCGATAGGGGCCGCACGCCTCATGGGTCATTCCCTGGAATGGTTTTTCGGCATGGAAGGGGTGCTGCTCGGCGGCGGAGTGCTGCTGGCCGCCTATCTCCTGAGTGGGTGGGTGCTCAAACCGCTGGCCTCGGTGATGAATGCCACGTCTTCGGTGCTGCGCGGGGTGCCGCCGACGAAAGAGATCGCCCAATGGCTGCCGGCTGATTTTTGGAAGCTGCGCTGCGACATCAACATGCTGTTTGCCAAGCATCGCCAGTCCCTAAACGCAGCGGAAACCCACGCCTGCCAGACGGCGCAGCGGCTGATGAATGCCGAGCGCCTGCTGAGGGAAGCCTTTACCGCCCTGCAAGGCATCTTTGCCGCCAGCGATGAAGGCGTGGCCGTTGTGGATTCCCAGGGCTCCATCATTGCCTCCAACAACAAGCTGGATGAATTCCTCGGCAAGCCGCTGGAAGAACTGGGTGGCCGCGATGTGAAGACCCTTTTGCAGGCCATGTCCGGCCGTTTTGCAGACGCTGAAAAAATGAGCCTGTGGCTGGGGCAGAGCCTCCAAGATCCGAATTTCCAGGACCAGGTGGAAGCGGACCTCGCGGGCAAAGACGGCCGCAACTACAGCGTGCGCACCGCCCCCATGAAAACAGACACCGGCGAGGTGATCGGCCGACTGTGGATGGTCCGCGATTGCAGCCAGATGCGCGGCCTGCAACGGCAGCTTCGGGAATCGCAAAAACTCGGCACGCTGGGGCAGCTCGCCGGCGGCATCGCCCATGACTTTAACAACATGCTCACCGCCATCCGCGGCAACCTGACACTGGCCGAACTGCAGCCCGCCTCCAACCAAAGCGAAGTACGCGAAAAACTGCAATGCGCCAACCAAGCTACCCAGCGCGCGGCGGACCTCGTCAAAAGCCTGCTGGGCTACTCACGCCGCAGTGCCGGGCAGAGCCTGCGCAAGGTCACCAACGTGAAAAAGCTGCTGGCGGAAGTGCAGACGCTTTTGAAACACAGCGTGGACCCTCGCGTGGACATCCGGGTGCGGGCAGGACTGGATGCCTCCTTCGTCATCTCGGACGCCACTCAACTGGAGCAGGTCATCCTCAATCTCTGCCTCAATGCACGTGATGCCCTGCCAGAAGACAAAGGCATCATCGAAATCGGCATCGAAAACGTCACCCATCGCAATCCGGCCGGCGACCAACCACCCGCCGAATTCGCCATGATTGTCGTGCGCGACAACGGCCATGGCATCCCTGAAGATGCCCGTGGTCGCGTTTTTGAGCCCTTCTTCACCACCAAGACCAACGGCAAGGGCACCGGCCTGGGACTGAGCATGGCGCAGGACATTGTGCGCGAGCATGGTGGCTGGATCGAATTTGACAGCATCGAAGGCCAGGGCACCGAATTTCGCATCTTCCTGCCCCGCACGACAGACCCCGAAAATGTGGAGGAAGAACCCGCCTTTGAGCCCCAGGTCGCCAGCACACCCGCTGGGCTGCGCGGAAACATTCTGGTGGTGGATGATGAAGCTCCTGTGCGCTCCATTGCCGTAAACATGCTGACCTTCCTGGGCTATCGCGTGCTGGAGGCCAGCGATGGCCAGCAGGCCCTGGACATCCTCTTCCGCAGCGGCGAACGCGTGGACGTGATGCTGCTGGACATCTACATGCCGAAGCTGAGCGGGCGCGACACCTTCAAGCAACTGCGCGCCGCTGGCCATGATGTGCCTGTGGTGGTGTGCAGCGGCTTTGTGATTGACCCCGATGAATTCGTGATCCTGGGCGAGGGCCGCAATCCCCCTGTGGACATCATGCTGAAACCTTACTCCCTGGATGGACTGAGCAAGTCGATGGCCAAGGCGATCAAGAACGCTCCTTCGCCCGACCAGTTTGCCCGCGAGATGAATCCGGTGATGTCGGCGTAA